Proteins from one Flammeovirgaceae bacterium genomic window:
- a CDS encoding gliding motility-associated C-terminal domain-containing protein yields the protein MRRFLVVLLCLCGLQAGASHIVGGEFELLHISGATYRLNLIIYFDNINGAPGAKDQSVTASIFRKSTNTFISNVVLLLSDESSVAYTQPECSNGEIVTDKLIYTTTLTLSPSVFNEPEGYYVAWERCCRNYSITNIYSDDPGPQNGGISAGQTFLLEFPPVVKDGQPFINSSPRLFPPLNDYACPGKPYYVDFAGVDDDGDSLVYSLTTPLNTHEAVALPNILPEPYPLVQWRPGFDANHVIGGNPDLKISKKGLLTATPLVQGLFVFAVKIEEYRDKQLIGISRRDFQMLVVDGCADAVPPVITGPTHVSLTAADTGQDRCITVTVSDADSEKMGHNFTENIRIRAIGLNFNNKNLTEVLPADVTATLRHGSTQDFSICFPVCPFFVGGPYEVGIIAMDDACSLPLLDTLKVTVDVVPPPNTDPYFVDSAPVFLTMDEGQSTTDPLLNPPLPPGLLDFEIKDDDANDMLVSIITDGFLLKDAGFDVMWSQSPGLVQGKIDWDAFCDIYDFTQRSTFKITIQVDDLDECGLNEPVKREYTFTVLLPDNHPPNIDTNLTPLLNERVVTGVQRRIYDKLQFNVTGNDPDATDHLVLDLLGGGLLSADSLRALGASFSRVEGFSSIQSQFSWDLDCGKLDLGKGDSFDLSFLVVDSLNKCKLYQADTVEVEVKILPPLNARPLLSVNNLSPGVAMANNHLQVVRGQQVVLGLQGTDADVAPQDLMTLEMIGADGNVAPEGYVFEGAEGKGAISGTFSWNPDCSIFENGVYENDYVFSFRLKDDRCFSALADTVTVGITIKDIDGGDAGFDPINYFSPNDDGVNDYYAMEVKDEKTGVVGNILPLDNCVSQFQMIRIYNRWGKEVFHSTDRNFRWYGKGEAPGVYYYSIKYSDREYKGPLSIRY from the coding sequence ATGAGAAGATTCCTTGTTGTGTTATTGTGCCTTTGTGGCCTGCAGGCAGGCGCGTCCCACATTGTGGGAGGGGAGTTTGAACTGCTGCACATAAGCGGGGCCACCTATCGGCTCAACCTCATTATTTATTTCGATAATATCAACGGGGCCCCGGGGGCCAAAGACCAGTCCGTAACGGCATCGATTTTTCGCAAAAGCACCAATACGTTCATTTCCAACGTGGTACTGCTGTTGAGCGATGAGAGCAGCGTGGCCTACACGCAGCCCGAGTGCTCCAATGGCGAAATAGTGACTGACAAACTTATTTATACCACCACCCTCACGCTCAGTCCTTCCGTGTTCAACGAGCCTGAGGGGTATTATGTGGCCTGGGAAAGGTGCTGCCGGAACTATTCCATCACCAATATATACAGTGACGACCCGGGCCCGCAAAATGGCGGCATATCCGCAGGGCAGACTTTCTTGCTGGAGTTCCCACCAGTGGTAAAAGACGGCCAGCCGTTTATCAACTCTTCCCCCCGGCTGTTCCCTCCCCTCAACGACTACGCATGCCCGGGAAAACCCTACTATGTCGACTTTGCCGGGGTGGATGACGATGGGGACTCGCTGGTGTACTCCCTCACCACCCCGCTCAACACCCATGAGGCCGTGGCGCTGCCCAATATTTTGCCGGAACCCTACCCGCTGGTGCAATGGAGGCCGGGCTTTGATGCCAACCACGTCATCGGGGGCAACCCGGACCTTAAAATCAGCAAGAAAGGGCTGCTCACCGCCACGCCCCTGGTCCAGGGGCTGTTTGTGTTTGCCGTGAAGATAGAAGAGTACCGGGACAAACAGCTGATCGGCATATCCAGGAGGGATTTTCAAATGCTGGTGGTGGATGGCTGTGCCGATGCCGTGCCCCCTGTCATCACCGGGCCCACGCACGTCTCGTTGACGGCAGCCGATACGGGGCAGGACCGGTGCATTACCGTAACGGTGTCGGATGCGGACTCCGAAAAAATGGGGCACAACTTTACGGAGAACATCCGCATACGCGCCATCGGCCTGAACTTCAACAACAAAAACCTGACGGAGGTCCTGCCCGCGGACGTGACGGCAACGTTGCGGCACGGCAGCACACAAGACTTCAGCATCTGCTTTCCCGTTTGCCCCTTCTTCGTGGGCGGGCCCTACGAGGTGGGCATCATCGCCATGGACGATGCCTGCAGCCTGCCGCTGTTGGACACCCTGAAAGTGACGGTGGACGTGGTGCCTCCCCCTAATACCGACCCCTATTTTGTGGACAGCGCCCCCGTGTTTTTGACAATGGACGAAGGCCAAAGCACCACCGACCCGCTGCTCAACCCGCCACTGCCCCCCGGCCTGCTGGATTTTGAAATCAAAGACGATGACGCCAACGATATGCTGGTGTCCATCATTACCGATGGCTTCCTCCTGAAGGATGCAGGGTTTGACGTTATGTGGAGCCAGTCGCCAGGATTGGTGCAGGGAAAAATAGACTGGGACGCATTTTGCGACATATACGATTTCACCCAGCGCTCCACTTTCAAGATCACCATCCAGGTGGACGACCTTGACGAATGTGGCCTGAACGAACCCGTAAAGCGGGAGTACACCTTTACGGTGCTTTTGCCCGACAACCACCCCCCCAACATCGACACCAACCTCACGCCCCTGCTTAACGAGCGGGTGGTGACGGGCGTCCAGCGAAGGATATATGACAAGCTGCAATTCAACGTTACCGGCAACGACCCTGACGCCACCGACCACCTCGTGCTGGACCTGCTGGGGGGAGGCCTCCTCAGTGCCGATTCCCTGCGGGCGTTGGGGGCATCGTTTTCCAGGGTGGAAGGTTTTTCCTCTATCCAGTCCCAGTTCAGTTGGGACCTGGACTGTGGCAAACTGGACCTGGGCAAAGGGGACTCCTTCGACCTGTCGTTTTTGGTGGTGGACAGCCTGAACAAATGCAAGCTCTACCAGGCAGACACGGTGGAGGTGGAAGTGAAAATATTGCCCCCGCTGAACGCAAGGCCCCTGCTGTCCGTCAACAATTTAAGCCCCGGGGTGGCGATGGCCAACAACCACCTCCAGGTGGTGCGTGGCCAGCAGGTGGTGCTGGGGCTCCAGGGCACGGACGCGGACGTGGCCCCGCAGGACCTGATGACGCTGGAAATGATCGGGGCGGACGGCAACGTGGCCCCCGAAGGGTATGTCTTTGAAGGGGCGGAAGGGAAAGGCGCTATATCCGGCACCTTCAGTTGGAACCCCGATTGTTCCATTTTCGAAAACGGGGTTTACGAAAACGATTACGTGTTTTCCTTCAGGCTAAAGGACGACCGGTGCTTCAGTGCCCTGGCCGATACCGTGACGGTGGGCATCACCATAAAGGACATAGACGGGGGCGATGCCGGGTTTGACCCCATCAACTATTTTTCGCCAAATGACGATGGCGTGAACGATTATTACGCCATGGAGGTCAAAGATGAAAAAACGGGCGTGGTGGGCAATATATTGCCGCTGGACAACTGCGTGTCCCAATTTCAAATGATCAGGATATACAACCGCTGGGGCAAGGAGGTGTTTCATAGCACCGACCGGAATTTCAGGTGGTACGGAAAGGGCGAGGCGCCCGGTGTGTACTATTATTCCATCAAATATTCCGACAGGGAGTACAAAGGTCCCCTCTCGATCCGGTATTGA
- a CDS encoding sulfatase-like hydrolase/transferase, whose amino-acid sequence MASIRIRKTGSGRLGILLLVVAITVGISLATRVALLVASYKYIGPPGNILGIMGIGALYDLVNSLYVCIPLALYLLLVPGRFFNRGWHRTILAFFLFAITGLLLFNAVAEWLFWDEFSTRFNFIAVDYLIYTTEVIGNIRQSYPIGWILFSIVGMAVAIVYSLKKPIAACGHDPFPLRARAGAFGLYATVVVFITVAVNSRYHRFSGNEYANELAGNGLYELFAAYRNNELDYARFYRQVQPDSAALLIRELIKTPEATFTGPGGIERLIANPGEEKKLNIVLVSVESLSADFLGVFGNTEGLTPFLDSLAGNSLLFTRLYATGTRTVRGLEALSLSVPPTPGQSIVRRPNNEHLFSLGAVLREKGYESKFIYGGYGYFDNMNSFFASNGYDVVDRTAIDAADIDEENIWGVADENLFELAIKQIDRDALEGPVFAHIMTTSNHRPYTYPEGRIDIPSHTGRNGAVKYTDYAIGKFIREASSKPWFDNTLFVIVADHCASSAGKTELPVEKYHIPMLVYSPRHIRPGKMDRLMSQVDVGPTLLGLLNFSYKSKFYGYDLFKLEPGRERAFISTYQKLGYLKDNQLVVLSPRQQWEQVPVTGAGIVPTPGLHRLLNEAITWYESASFAFEHGNMKNGFVKTTRTVPSPGSDGRPKSRNCCREENEQAQ is encoded by the coding sequence ATGGCAAGTATAAGAATAAGGAAAACCGGTTCCGGGCGCCTGGGCATATTGTTGCTGGTCGTGGCCATAACGGTGGGCATATCGCTGGCCACCCGGGTGGCATTGCTGGTGGCCTCGTACAAGTATATCGGCCCGCCCGGCAATATCCTGGGCATAATGGGCATAGGGGCACTCTATGACCTCGTCAACAGCCTGTATGTTTGCATCCCCCTGGCCTTGTACCTCCTGCTCGTGCCCGGCCGTTTTTTCAACCGGGGCTGGCATCGCACCATCCTTGCTTTTTTCCTTTTTGCCATCACCGGCCTGCTCCTTTTCAATGCCGTTGCCGAATGGCTGTTCTGGGACGAATTCAGCACCCGGTTTAATTTTATCGCAGTAGACTACCTTATTTACACGACCGAGGTAATCGGCAACATCCGTCAATCCTATCCCATAGGCTGGATATTGTTTTCCATTGTGGGGATGGCCGTGGCCATCGTCTATTCCCTAAAAAAGCCAATAGCGGCATGTGGCCATGACCCATTTCCGTTGCGGGCACGGGCAGGGGCTTTTGGGCTTTATGCAACGGTTGTCGTTTTCATTACCGTTGCCGTAAACTCGCGGTACCATCGCTTCAGCGGGAATGAATATGCCAATGAACTGGCGGGCAACGGCTTGTACGAATTGTTTGCAGCATACCGCAACAACGAACTGGACTATGCCAGGTTCTACCGCCAGGTCCAACCGGACAGCGCGGCCCTTCTTATCCGCGAGCTCATCAAAACGCCCGAAGCCACCTTTACCGGCCCCGGTGGCATTGAGCGGCTTATTGCCAACCCGGGTGAGGAGAAAAAACTGAACATCGTGCTGGTAAGCGTAGAGAGTTTAAGTGCGGACTTCCTGGGCGTATTCGGAAATACCGAAGGGCTCACGCCTTTTCTTGATTCCCTTGCCGGGAATAGCCTGTTGTTTACCCGGCTCTATGCCACCGGCACCCGCACGGTCAGGGGCCTTGAAGCCCTTTCCCTTTCCGTGCCCCCTACGCCCGGCCAATCCATTGTGAGAAGGCCCAACAACGAACACCTGTTTTCCCTGGGGGCGGTATTGCGCGAAAAGGGGTATGAGAGCAAATTCATCTATGGTGGCTATGGCTATTTCGACAATATGAACAGCTTCTTTGCCAGCAATGGCTATGATGTGGTGGACCGAACGGCCATTGATGCCGCGGACATTGATGAGGAAAACATTTGGGGGGTGGCAGACGAAAATTTGTTTGAATTGGCGATAAAGCAAATCGACCGGGACGCTTTGGAGGGGCCTGTATTTGCCCATATCATGACCACCTCCAACCACAGGCCTTATACCTATCCGGAAGGACGTATTGACATCCCATCCCATACGGGAAGGAACGGGGCGGTGAAATACACCGATTATGCCATTGGCAAGTTTATCAGGGAGGCCAGTTCAAAACCCTGGTTTGACAATACCTTGTTTGTGATCGTTGCCGACCACTGTGCGTCCAGTGCGGGAAAAACCGAACTGCCCGTGGAAAAATACCATATACCCATGCTGGTTTATTCACCCAGGCACATACGGCCAGGGAAAATGGACAGGCTAATGAGCCAGGTGGACGTTGGCCCCACCTTGCTGGGGTTGTTGAACTTTTCGTACAAAAGCAAGTTTTATGGATATGATTTGTTCAAATTAGAGCCTGGAAGGGAAAGGGCTTTTATTAGCACTTATCAAAAACTGGGGTATTTAAAAGACAACCAACTGGTGGTTTTGTCCCCCCGCCAACAATGGGAACAGGTGCCGGTCACAGGCGCAGGCATTGTGCCAACACCAGGCCTCCACCGGTTGTTGAACGAGGCCATCACCTGGTATGAATCTGCAAGTTTTGCATTTGAGCATGGCAATATGAAAAACGGTTTTGTAAAAACCACACGGACAGTGCCAAGCCCTGGGTCAGATGGGCGGCCAAAATCCCGCAATTGTTGCCGGGAAGAAAATGAACAGGCCCAATGA
- a CDS encoding response regulator transcription factor has product MKVLIVEDERALSKGMAHYLQQEGYVCEVAYTAAEAYGKVLHYDYDCILLDISLPDGNGLGILGKLKERNKTDGVIMVTAKDSLDDKVRGLHLGADDYLSKPFHLAELSARVSAVIRRKRFEGNNRIVCQEIEVDLTGKWVKVNGSELGLTRKEYDLLVFLLANKKRVLSKNTIAEHLSGDNAELLDKFDFIYSHIKNLKKKIAEAGGRDYIQTVYGLGYKFMA; this is encoded by the coding sequence ATGAAGGTCTTGATAGTTGAGGACGAAAGGGCCCTTTCAAAGGGCATGGCCCACTACCTTCAGCAGGAGGGCTACGTATGCGAAGTAGCCTATACAGCTGCCGAAGCATACGGGAAGGTGTTGCATTATGATTATGACTGCATCCTGTTGGACATTTCCTTGCCGGATGGTAATGGCTTGGGGATATTGGGGAAATTAAAGGAGCGCAACAAAACCGATGGGGTGATCATGGTTACGGCAAAGGATTCGCTTGATGACAAAGTCCGCGGGCTTCACCTGGGCGCTGACGACTACCTGTCCAAGCCTTTCCACCTGGCCGAGCTGAGTGCCCGTGTATCTGCCGTGATACGCAGGAAACGTTTCGAGGGCAATAACAGGATTGTTTGTCAGGAAATTGAAGTGGATTTAACTGGCAAATGGGTCAAGGTAAATGGAAGCGAATTGGGCCTCACCAGAAAAGAGTACGACCTTTTGGTATTTTTGTTGGCCAACAAGAAAAGGGTGCTCTCAAAAAATACCATAGCCGAGCATTTGTCCGGTGACAATGCCGAGTTGTTGGATAAATTCGACTTTATCTATTCCCATATAAAAAACCTAAAAAAGAAAATAGCGGAGGCAGGGGGGCGGGATTACATTCAAACGGTTTATGGGCTCGGGTATAAATTTATGGCATGA
- a CDS encoding HAMP domain-containing histidine kinase, protein MRLLQVSLRSLLLYSLVLVVISIPVSLLAIRAILMKETDGLLALHARQFVQHIKNYEYLDDLEMDLGIWDQLSYDVSIGPATNGPVAPRYQTLRGLDEAMSETRMFRSLSSYVVIKGKPYILTIRMSLADNDDLLLALGAVQVVMIVLLAGGLLLINRSLTKRLWKPFYGILSRLKAYRVDKNGPVQSPKTDITEFDDLNEAVGHLMERNRKVFLQQKEFIENASHELQTPLAIFHGKLDNLMQNTTLNEGDAATLLELEETAQRMARLNKNLLLLSKIDNDQFSDLEQVPISQLAQTLLENLNDLAIAGKLSIEVSVEPTTVTGNATLMEILLTNLFHNAIRHSPTGGRVQVRLKAGLLEVGNSAPPLGIGTDKIFDRFVKGGGGIKNTGLGLAIVKRICEVSGFQLAYHYLLETHTFTVRFH, encoded by the coding sequence ATGAGGCTCTTACAAGTCAGCCTGAGGAGTTTGTTGCTTTATTCACTGGTCCTGGTGGTCATCAGTATCCCTGTCAGCTTGTTGGCCATTCGTGCCATTTTAATGAAGGAAACGGACGGGCTGCTCGCCTTGCACGCCCGGCAATTCGTTCAGCACATCAAAAACTATGAATACCTGGACGACCTGGAGATGGACCTGGGGATATGGGACCAGTTGTCGTATGATGTATCGATAGGGCCTGCCACCAATGGGCCGGTGGCCCCACGCTACCAAACCTTGCGCGGGCTTGACGAGGCCATGAGCGAAACCAGGATGTTCAGGTCGTTGTCGTCCTATGTCGTCATCAAAGGAAAGCCTTATATCCTCACCATCCGTATGTCGTTGGCCGATAACGATGACCTGTTGCTTGCCCTTGGTGCGGTACAGGTGGTCATGATCGTGCTTTTGGCAGGGGGGTTGTTGCTGATCAACCGCTCGCTGACAAAAAGGTTGTGGAAGCCCTTTTATGGGATTCTGAGCCGGCTGAAAGCTTACCGGGTGGACAAAAACGGGCCGGTTCAATCCCCCAAAACGGATATAACGGAATTTGACGACCTTAATGAGGCTGTAGGGCACCTTATGGAACGCAACCGGAAGGTTTTCCTGCAACAGAAGGAGTTTATCGAGAATGCGTCACATGAACTGCAAACGCCACTGGCCATATTCCATGGCAAGCTGGACAACCTCATGCAAAACACAACATTGAATGAAGGCGATGCAGCCACCCTCCTGGAACTGGAAGAGACCGCGCAGCGCATGGCTAGGCTTAACAAGAACCTTCTTTTACTGAGCAAAATCGACAACGATCAATTTTCAGACCTTGAGCAGGTACCGATTTCACAGCTGGCCCAAACATTATTGGAAAACCTAAACGATTTGGCCATTGCGGGCAAATTGTCCATTGAAGTATCGGTGGAGCCTACAACCGTAACAGGTAACGCCACGTTGATGGAAATATTGCTTACCAACCTTTTTCACAATGCGATAAGGCACAGCCCAACCGGTGGCCGTGTACAGGTCCGGCTCAAAGCAGGCTTGCTCGAGGTCGGTAATTCGGCCCCTCCGTTGGGGATCGGCACAGATAAGATTTTTGACCGCTTCGTAAAGGGGGGCGGAGGTATAAAAAATACCGGGCTTGGTTTGGCCATCGTGAAGCGTATTTGCGAGGTCAGCGGGTTTCAATTGGCTTATCACTACCTGCTGGAAACGCATACGTTTACGGTACGGTTTCACTAA
- a CDS encoding TonB-dependent receptor: MARCFSLGLLVFASLGAQGQGGEVTVSGVVQESVGALEMPYVNIVVKRPDGTFVTGTVTGENGRFSLTGIKPGDYILELSFVGYKTLMQPMHVGKLSQYLDLGILAMAENVTTLQDVVVTGRQDEVAQALDKKVFTMADNINQGGGSLLQAMQNLPGVTVSDDGTVLLRGSNKVAVLIDGKQTALTGFGAQRALDNIPASAIDRIEVVNNPTARYDANGTAGIINIIYKKEVDEGFNGKAGLSTGLGALWIKRGNLPTIRPQYRFTPKVNPSLSINYRKKKVNLFLQGDNLYTQTLNKNEFVDRYYENGDTIRQQSKRNRDTNIATAKGGLDWFVDDVNTITISSLFSSEDIKDHGDEPFFNGDLSTRLRLWQFLEDEVKATVTESAAWQHKFPQPGRVLHIGLNYTFHREDEKYFFTNIMPTYTGLDSFKLISDEHVGDFTVDYVQPLRHGRVEGGLKFRNRYIPTNMVFVPGLNSPLDVGAGGWANYRETIPALYGNYVFEGSRFDVEAGLRMEYVKIAYNVNPNHNTYKSDGYDYLRPFPNVRLAYKPDEMNVLSLFFNQRVDRPNEVDIRIFPKYDDPGIIKVGNPGLRPQFARSIELGYKHNWGEGYLYASLYRKDVTATITRIASTVPGSNLIYNIFQNAGNSHSQGLEVIVSNSIGKWATFNLNLNGYKNTIGAFSVVNKYPEENTFSAGKQEILSGNLKLTGLFHLPGRWDVQFTALYQAPDAIPQGKVYSRFSIDAGVRKWVQKDKGELFVNVTDLANGLRLKKRVVGEGFTYVGTDYNETQVVRMGYTYKF; this comes from the coding sequence ATGGCCAGGTGTTTTTCGTTAGGCTTATTGGTTTTTGCCTCCTTGGGGGCCCAGGGGCAGGGAGGGGAGGTCACCGTCTCGGGCGTTGTTCAGGAAAGTGTGGGCGCCCTGGAAATGCCCTATGTGAACATTGTGGTCAAAAGGCCGGACGGCACGTTTGTAACGGGAACGGTGACAGGCGAAAACGGAAGGTTTTCCCTCACCGGCATCAAGCCGGGCGACTACATCCTGGAACTGTCTTTTGTAGGCTACAAAACCCTCATGCAGCCGATGCATGTGGGGAAGCTGAGCCAATACCTTGACCTTGGAATACTGGCAATGGCCGAAAACGTGACCACATTGCAGGACGTAGTGGTTACCGGCAGGCAGGACGAGGTGGCACAGGCCCTGGACAAAAAAGTGTTCACCATGGCCGACAACATCAACCAGGGCGGGGGTTCCCTGCTTCAGGCCATGCAAAACCTGCCGGGCGTTACCGTTAGTGATGACGGCACCGTATTGTTGCGTGGCAGCAACAAGGTGGCCGTGCTTATTGATGGAAAGCAAACCGCCCTTACCGGTTTTGGCGCCCAACGCGCGCTGGACAACATACCGGCTTCGGCCATTGATAGGATTGAAGTGGTCAACAACCCCACCGCCCGGTATGACGCCAACGGGACGGCAGGCATTATTAATATTATCTATAAAAAGGAAGTGGACGAAGGGTTCAATGGCAAAGCAGGCCTTTCTACCGGGTTAGGGGCACTGTGGATAAAACGGGGCAACCTGCCCACGATACGGCCACAATACCGGTTTACCCCGAAGGTAAACCCTTCCTTGTCCATCAATTACAGAAAGAAAAAGGTAAACTTATTCCTCCAGGGGGACAACCTGTACACCCAAACCCTAAACAAAAACGAATTTGTGGACCGGTATTACGAAAATGGGGACACCATCAGGCAACAGTCCAAAAGGAACAGGGACACCAATATTGCCACGGCCAAGGGAGGGTTGGACTGGTTTGTCGATGATGTCAACACCATTACCATTTCAAGCCTGTTTAGCAGTGAGGACATCAAGGACCATGGGGACGAACCTTTTTTCAATGGCGACCTCTCCACCCGGCTGAGGCTGTGGCAGTTCCTCGAGGACGAAGTAAAAGCCACGGTAACGGAATCGGCAGCCTGGCAGCACAAATTCCCACAGCCCGGCCGTGTGTTGCACATTGGGCTCAATTACACTTTTCACCGGGAAGATGAAAAATATTTCTTTACCAACATCATGCCCACCTATACCGGGCTGGATTCCTTCAAACTGATTTCTGACGAACATGTGGGCGACTTTACGGTGGATTACGTGCAGCCCCTCAGGCACGGGCGGGTGGAAGGAGGGCTCAAATTCAGGAACCGTTATATCCCCACCAACATGGTGTTTGTTCCCGGCCTCAACTCACCGTTGGATGTTGGTGCAGGCGGCTGGGCCAATTACAGGGAAACAATTCCTGCCCTGTACGGCAACTATGTGTTTGAGGGCAGCCGGTTTGATGTGGAAGCGGGCCTGCGCATGGAGTATGTAAAGATCGCCTACAACGTAAACCCCAACCACAATACCTATAAGAGCGATGGCTACGACTACCTGCGCCCGTTTCCAAATGTGCGCCTGGCCTATAAGCCGGATGAAATGAACGTGCTTTCTTTGTTTTTCAACCAACGTGTTGACAGGCCCAATGAAGTGGACATCCGCATATTCCCAAAATACGATGATCCCGGGATCATCAAAGTGGGGAACCCCGGCCTGCGCCCGCAGTTTGCCCGTTCCATTGAGCTTGGGTACAAGCACAATTGGGGGGAAGGGTACCTGTACGCCTCCCTATACCGCAAGGACGTGACGGCCACCATTACCAGGATTGCAAGCACGGTTCCTGGCAGCAACCTGATCTATAACATATTCCAGAATGCCGGGAACAGCCATTCGCAAGGTTTGGAGGTTATTGTGTCCAATAGCATAGGGAAGTGGGCCACCTTCAACCTGAACCTCAATGGCTATAAGAACACAATAGGGGCTTTTTCGGTAGTGAACAAATACCCGGAGGAAAATACTTTCTCGGCCGGAAAGCAGGAAATCCTTTCCGGGAACCTTAAGCTTACCGGGCTGTTTCACTTGCCAGGCCGGTGGGACGTCCAGTTTACGGCCCTGTACCAGGCCCCGGACGCAATTCCCCAGGGAAAAGTATATTCCCGTTTTTCAATAGACGCAGGGGTGAGGAAATGGGTACAAAAGGACAAAGGCGAGCTGTTTGTGAACGTCACCGACCTGGCAAACGGGTTGCGCTTAAAAAAACGGGTAGTAGGGGAGGGTTTTACCTATGTGGGCACCGATTATAATGAAACGCAGGTAGTCCGTATGGGATATACCTATAAATTCTAA
- a CDS encoding EamA family transporter: protein MPTWILYAILAMFFAGITSILAKYGLAGISADFGLGIRTTVIFVIIASLNLAGERLREFSNLTALQAILLVASGITTSLSWVFYYRAMKDGLVSYVAAIDKASILITLVLSFVLLKEPVTLRVVLGGILILGGMLVLVWK from the coding sequence ATGCCAACCTGGATACTATATGCCATACTGGCCATGTTCTTTGCAGGGATAACCTCCATACTGGCCAAATATGGCCTTGCCGGTATTAGTGCGGATTTTGGATTGGGCATCCGCACAACCGTAATATTTGTGATTATTGCCAGCCTCAACCTGGCAGGGGAACGGCTGAGGGAGTTTTCCAACCTTACGGCCCTCCAGGCCATTTTGCTGGTGGCTTCGGGCATCACTACTTCCTTGAGCTGGGTATTTTATTACAGGGCCATGAAAGATGGCCTGGTGTCTTATGTGGCCGCCATCGATAAGGCCAGCATCCTCATTACATTGGTGTTGTCGTTTGTGCTCTTAAAAGAGCCGGTTACCCTTCGGGTGGTTCTAGGGGGGATACTCATTCTCGGGGGCATGCTGGTGCTGGTATGGAAGTAA